Proteins from a genomic interval of Danio rerio strain Tuebingen ecotype United States chromosome 4, GRCz12tu, whole genome shotgun sequence:
- the LOC103910690 gene encoding uncharacterized protein has protein sequence MQRKTAEATDLHTVIKMAFIKEESEDVKIEETFTVKKEDLQEQTDLIEQNEGSKEEEHHVKTEEKTHLQTDGILKRKDKNRFTCTQCGRSLANKSKLKIHMRIHTGEKPFTCTQCGKSFIRSSSLNVHMMSHTGEKPFSCTQCGKSLASKSKLKIHMRIHTGERPFTCTQCGKSFSQSSHLNEHMMIHTGKKPFTCTQCRKIFYCSSHLNKHMRIHTGEKPFTCTQCEKSFSQSSHLNEHMMIHTGKKPFTCTQCRKNFYCSSHLNKHMRIHTGEKPFTCTQCGKSFSRSSSLNLHMRIHTGVKPFTCTRCGKSFTCSSHLNLHMRIHTGEKPFTCTRCGKSFNCSSSLNRHMRIHTGEKPFTCTQCEKSFSQSSHLNEHMMIHTGRKPFTCTQCRKNFYCSSHLNKHMRIHTGEKPFTCS, from the exons ATGCAGAGGAAAACTGCTGAAGcaactgatctccacactgttataaagatggcgtttattaaagaggagagtgaagatgtgaagattgaagaaacattcacagtcaaaaaggaagatctgcaggaacaaacag acctaattgaacagaatgaggggagtaaagaggaggaacatcatgtcaaaactgaggaaaaaactcatttacagactgatggtattttgaaaaggaaagACAAGAATcgattcacctgcactcagtgtggaaggagtttggcaaacaaaagcaaacttaagattcacatgaggattcacactggagagaaaccattcacatgcactcagtgtgggaagagtttcatccgttcatcatcccttaatgtacacatgatgagccacactggagagaaaccattctcttgcactcagtgtggaaagagtttagcaagcaaaagcaaacttaagattcacatgaggattcacactggagagagaccattcacatgcactcagtgtgggaagagtttcagccaatcatcacaccttaatgaacacatgatgattcacactggaaagaaaccatttacatgcactcagtgtaggaagaTTTTTTattgctcatcacaccttaataaacacatgaggatccacactggagagaaaccattcacttgcactcagtgtgaaaagagcttcagccaatcatcacaccttaatgaacacatgatgattcacactggaaagaaaccatttacatgcactcagtgtaggaagaATTTTTattgctcatcacaccttaataaacacatgaggatccacactggagagaaaccattcacttgcactcagtgtggtaagagtttcagccgatcatcatcccttaatctacacatgaggatccacactggagtgaaaccattcacatgcactcggtgtgggaagagttttacctgctcatcacaccttaatctacacatgaggatccacactggagagaaacccttcacatgcactcggtgtgggaagagttttaactgctcatcctcccttaatcgacacatgaggatccacactggagagaaaccattcacttgcacccAGTGTGAAAAGagcttcagccaatcatcacaccttaatgaacacatgatgattcacactggaaggaaaccatttacatgcactcagtgtaggaagaatttttactgctcatcacaccttaataaacacatgaggatccacactggagagaaaccattcacttgctcttaa
- the LOC141374994 gene encoding uncharacterized protein has translation MAFIKEESEDVKIEETFTVKQEDLQEQTDLIEENKGRKDEEHHVKIEEKTHLQTDGILKRRDKNRFTCTQCGRNFGRKGNLKIHMRIHTGEKPFTCTQCGKSFSKSSSINKHMRIHTGEKPFTCTQCGRSFSQSSYLNKHMMIHTGEKPFTCTQCGKSFRQSSSLSYHMMIHAGEKPFTCSQCVKSFSCSSHLNKHMMIHTGEKPFSCTQCGKSFRHSLFLKQHMMIHTGEKPFTCTQCGKSFSQSSSLNHHMRIHTGEKPFTCTQCGKSFIQSSQLNRHIMIHTGEKPFTCTQCGKSFSQSSNFNLHMMIHTGEKPYTCTHCGKSFSKSSSLNEHMTIHSGEKPFTCTQCRKSFSCSSHLNHHMRIHTGEKPFSCTQCGKSLRRSSSLKEHMRIHTGEKPFTCTQCGKSFSQSSSLNHHMRTHTGEKPFTCTQCGKSFIQSSQLNRHMRTHTGEKPFTCTQCGKSFIQSSQLNRHMRIHTGEKPFTCI, from the exons atggcgtttattaaagaggagagtgaagatgtgaagattgaagaaacattcacagtcaaacaggaagatctgcaggaacaaacag acctaattgaagagaataagGGGAGGAAAGatgaggaacatcatgtcaaaattgaggaaaaaactcatttacagactgatggtattttgaaaaggagagacaagaatcgtttcacctgcactcagtgtggaaggaattttggaagaaaaggcaatcttaagattcacatgaggatccacactggagagaaaccgttcacatgcactcagtgtgggaagagtttcagcaaatcatcatccattaataaacacatgaggatccacactggagagaaaccattcacatgcactcagtgtgggaggagtttcagccaatcatcataccttaataaacacatgatgatccacactggagagaaaccattcacttgcactcagtgtgggaaaagttttaggcaatcatcatcccttagttaccacatgatgatccacgctggagagaaaccattcacatgctccCAGTGTGTGAAGAGTTTCAGTTGCTCATctcaccttaataaacacatgatgatccacactggagagaaaccattctcatgcactcagtgtgggaagagtttcagacactcattatttcttaaacaacacatgatgatccacactggagagaaaccattcacatgcactcagtgtgggaagagtttcagccaatcatcatcccttaatcaccacatgaggatccacactggagagaaaccattcacatgcactcagtgtgggaagagtttcatacaATCATCACAACTTAACCGACACatcatgatccacactggagagaaaccattcacatgcactcagtgtgggaagagtttcagccaatcatcaaactttaatctacacatgatgatccacactggagagaaaccatacacatgcactcactgtgggaagagtttcagcaaatcatcatcccttaatgaacacatgactatccactctggagagaaaccattcacatgcactcagtgtaggaagaGTTTCAGTTGCTCATctcaccttaatcaccacatgaggatccacactggagagaaaccattctcatgcactcagtgtgggaagagtttgagACGCTCATCATCTCTTAaagaacacatgaggatccacactggagagaaaccattcacatgcactcagtgtgggaagagtttcagccaatcatcatcccttaatcaccacatgaggacccacactggagagaaaccatttacatgcactcagtgtgggaagagtttcatacaATCATCACAACTTAACCGAcacatgaggacccacactggagagaaaccatttacatgcactcagtgtgggaagagtttcatacaATCATCACAACTTaaccgacacatgaggatccacactggagagaaaccattcacatgcatcTAA